In a single window of the Hydrogenobaculum sp. 3684 genome:
- a CDS encoding dihydrofolate reductase family protein, with the protein MNNQDKPYVIIVSESTLDGKLTLYRGASSKELMTLMDEEAYRYLHEVRAKVDAIMVGCETIRTDNPSLTVRYVKGKNPIRVIPCSTANIPFDANVLSKDAHTIIATTKRAPEEKIKKLTEMGIEVLVVGDYLVDFELLLKKLREKDIKSLMVEGGSSINWELCKLKAVNEVRIIHLPVIVGGENVPTLVGGEGFKTLNNILHLRLRAHFKRGYHLITEWEVV; encoded by the coding sequence ATGAATAACCAAGACAAACCTTATGTGATTATAGTTTCTGAGTCGACATTGGATGGTAAGTTAACGCTTTATAGAGGGGCATCTTCTAAAGAACTTATGACTCTTATGGATGAAGAGGCTTATAGATACCTTCATGAGGTAAGGGCAAAAGTAGACGCCATAATGGTAGGCTGTGAAACAATAAGGACAGACAATCCGAGCCTTACGGTAAGATATGTAAAAGGTAAAAACCCAATAAGGGTTATCCCTTGCTCTACGGCAAACATACCGTTTGATGCAAACGTTTTATCAAAGGATGCTCATACGATCATAGCCACCACCAAAAGAGCCCCAGAAGAAAAAATCAAAAAACTTACGGAAATGGGTATAGAAGTGCTTGTGGTAGGAGATTACCTAGTGGATTTTGAGCTTTTATTAAAAAAATTAAGAGAAAAAGATATAAAAAGCTTGATGGTAGAAGGTGGTTCTTCTATAAATTGGGAACTTTGTAAGTTAAAAGCTGTAAATGAGGTTCGTATTATACATCTTCCTGTAATTGTTGGTGGTGAAAATGTTCCTACGTTGGTAGGCGGAGAGGGTTTCAAGACTTTAAACAATATACTTCATCTAAGGCTTAGGGCGCATTTTAAAAGAGGATACCATCTCATTACCGAATGGGAAGTGGTATAA
- the dapB gene encoding 4-hydroxy-tetrahydrodipicolinate reductase: MTKDSFVSIALCGFLGRMGSSIIEVSKSYQDLVVKAGVDKKELIKDKTFALEYVSSKLEDVVDYVDVVIEFTGSVDTAIKNTYICKEHNKPIVIGTTGFDQHQLDQMKELSKSIPIVFSPNMSLGVNVLFKLLEIATKALKDKGYDIEISEIHHRFKKDAPSGTALRLLEIVKKEIPNLKETFGREGLAPRQDNEVGVFAIRGGDVVGEHTVYMFGMGERLELTHRATDRRIFAKGSLEAAKWVYRKPAGFYSMFDVLGL; encoded by the coding sequence ATGACAAAAGATTCTTTTGTTTCTATTGCCTTATGCGGCTTTTTGGGCCGCATGGGTAGTAGTATTATAGAAGTTTCTAAAAGCTATCAAGACCTAGTTGTAAAAGCAGGCGTAGACAAAAAAGAGCTTATTAAAGATAAAACTTTTGCGTTAGAATATGTATCATCTAAATTAGAAGATGTTGTTGACTATGTAGATGTCGTCATAGAGTTTACAGGTAGTGTGGATACAGCCATAAAGAATACTTACATATGCAAAGAACATAATAAACCTATTGTGATAGGCACTACTGGGTTTGATCAGCATCAGTTAGACCAAATGAAAGAACTCTCTAAATCAATACCTATAGTATTTTCCCCAAATATGAGTCTTGGGGTCAATGTACTTTTTAAGCTTTTAGAGATAGCTACAAAAGCTTTAAAGGACAAAGGGTATGACATAGAGATATCAGAAATTCACCATCGTTTTAAAAAGGACGCACCCTCTGGAACCGCTTTAAGGCTGTTGGAAATAGTAAAAAAAGAGATTCCGAATTTAAAAGAAACCTTTGGAAGAGAAGGGCTAGCACCAAGGCAGGATAATGAAGTAGGCGTTTTTGCTATAAGAGGAGGAGATGTGGTGGGTGAACATACTGTCTATATGTTTGGTATGGGAGAGAGATTGGAGCTTACCCATAGAGCAACAGATAGAAGGATATTTGCGAAGGGCTCTTTGGAGGCTGCCAAATGGGTTTATAGAAAACCTGCAGGCTTTTATTCAATGTTTGATGTGCTTGGCTTATGA
- a CDS encoding HNH endonuclease, whose product MKLYSLLLDRTYKPLTLLDYRKSFLLEYTQRATVLEYHPEAVIRSTYRTYKVPIVLKTNALSKTFYKNIPTRYNVYVRDNFTCGYCGKVCDDSEITVDHIVPVSKGGKWTWDNLVTACESCNAKKSDNIIMPIYIKPHKPQYFTLLLKEHLKKIDETTLNIIKPYCYQYLKEIS is encoded by the coding sequence ATGAAGTTATATAGCCTTTTGTTGGATAGGACTTATAAGCCCTTGACACTCCTTGATTATAGAAAATCTTTCTTGTTAGAATATACTCAAAGGGCTACGGTGCTGGAATACCACCCAGAAGCTGTGATAAGATCTACTTACAGGACTTACAAAGTACCTATTGTACTAAAAACAAACGCTTTATCAAAAACCTTTTATAAGAATATACCCACTAGATACAACGTCTATGTAAGAGATAACTTTACCTGCGGTTATTGCGGCAAGGTGTGTGATGATAGCGAGATTACGGTAGACCATATAGTCCCAGTGTCAAAAGGTGGTAAATGGACTTGGGATAATCTTGTTACTGCTTGTGAATCTTGCAACGCTAAAAAATCAGACAATATCATAATGCCAATTTATATTAAACCCCATAAACCTCAATATTTTACGCTGCTTTTAAAAGAGCATCTTAAGAAAATTGATGAAACTACGTTAAATATTATAAAGCCTTATTGCTATCAATATTTAAAAGAGATTTCTTGA
- the rpmB gene encoding 50S ribosomal protein L28: MAACFVCNKKAVYGKSVTFSAERNSRVFKPNLQSVKIRMPDGSTKRVMVCTKCLKAGKVVKAV, encoded by the coding sequence ATGGCGGCATGTTTTGTTTGCAATAAAAAGGCTGTTTATGGGAAAAGCGTTACATTTTCAGCAGAAAGAAATTCAAGAGTATTTAAACCAAACCTCCAGAGTGTAAAGATTAGGATGCCAGATGGTAGCACAAAGCGCGTTATGGTATGTACAAAGTGTCTAAAAGCCGGGAAGGTGGTAAAAGCCGTTTAA
- a CDS encoding NAD-dependent epimerase/dehydratase family protein, protein MKVLVAGGTGFVGKYVVEALEKSTHSYTLLTRKKVSKPHVVVDFFDEESLKKAFEQEKPDVLINLIGILVEEPSKGITFENIHYLIPKNLYTVAKEYGIKHIIHMSALGVSEETPSMYHHTKLLAEKFLMSLGIDYTIVRPSLIIGPEQRLFKDLDFFGKYFHIMAHPGILPYYFAPVDVRDVAFVFVKAIDDPNLKNKIIELCGKKPVSFDKLLKDSFKLLGRHAFVLRLPKPLMYVSGALVEKILEPPPFSKDQILMMYKNNVCQGQDPWPLIGKEPIPYEESLKWAIENYKSHLKHGLKS, encoded by the coding sequence ATGAAAGTTTTAGTGGCAGGGGGCACAGGTTTTGTTGGCAAATATGTTGTAGAGGCTTTGGAGAAGTCTACTCATTCTTACACACTTTTGACGCGCAAAAAAGTAAGTAAGCCTCATGTCGTTGTGGATTTTTTCGATGAAGAAAGCCTTAAAAAAGCTTTTGAACAAGAAAAACCAGATGTATTGATAAATCTTATAGGCATTTTGGTAGAAGAGCCTTCTAAAGGTATAACCTTTGAAAATATTCATTACCTTATACCAAAAAATCTTTATACCGTCGCCAAAGAATACGGTATAAAACACATCATACATATGAGCGCTTTAGGGGTCTCAGAAGAAACCCCGTCTATGTATCATCACACCAAGCTTTTAGCAGAAAAATTTCTCATGTCTTTGGGGATAGATTACACCATTGTAAGACCTTCTTTGATAATAGGACCTGAGCAAAGACTTTTTAAAGATCTTGATTTCTTTGGAAAATACTTTCATATTATGGCTCATCCTGGTATATTGCCCTATTATTTTGCACCGGTGGATGTTAGAGATGTTGCTTTTGTATTTGTAAAAGCTATAGACGATCCAAATTTAAAGAATAAGATTATAGAGCTTTGCGGTAAAAAGCCTGTTTCTTTTGATAAACTTTTAAAAGATAGTTTTAAGCTTTTAGGAAGACATGCTTTTGTATTAAGACTACCAAAACCTCTGATGTATGTAAGCGGTGCTTTGGTTGAGAAAATATTAGAACCACCTCCTTTTAGCAAAGACCAAATACTTATGATGTACAAAAACAACGTTTGCCAAGGACAAGATCCATGGCCATTGATAGGAAAAGAACCAATCCCCTACGAAGAATCTTTGAAATGGGCTATAGAAAACTACAAATCACATTTAAAACATGGTCTGAAGAGCTAA
- a CDS encoding NifU family protein — MALPTVEEVEEALDEIRPALRFDGGDIELVSIEEDGTVLVRLMGACSGCGMSTLTLKAGVERALKQKFPDIKEVKDVNADLGFSFGF; from the coding sequence ATGGCTTTGCCAACTGTAGAAGAGGTAGAAGAAGCTTTAGATGAAATAAGACCAGCTTTGAGATTTGATGGGGGCGATATAGAGCTTGTTAGCATAGAAGAAGATGGTACAGTATTAGTAAGGCTTATGGGTGCATGCTCTGGCTGTGGTATGTCCACTCTTACATTAAAAGCTGGAGTAGAAAGAGCCCTTAAGCAAAAGTTCCCGGATATAAAAGAAGTAAAGGATGTGAACGCAGATTTAGGTTTTAGTTTTGGCTTTTAA
- a CDS encoding superoxide dismutase, giving the protein MKLEPKNHLKPSNLNGISNEQIEPHFEAHYKGYVAKFNEIQDKLADLNFSDRSKANQNYSEYRELKVEETFNYMGTVLHELYFGHLTPKGAPSEALKKKVEEDFGSWDNCVTELKAAGIAFRGWAILGLDIFSGKLMVNGLDAHNVYNLTGLIPLIVLDTYEHAYYVDQKNKRPPYIDAFLNSLNWDVINERFEKAIKAYETLKGFC; this is encoded by the coding sequence ATGAAGTTAGAACCAAAGAATCATCTAAAACCATCAAACCTAAACGGTATATCCAACGAACAGATAGAGCCACACTTTGAAGCTCACTACAAAGGCTATGTGGCTAAGTTTAATGAAATCCAAGATAAACTGGCAGATTTAAACTTTTCAGACAGGTCAAAAGCCAATCAAAACTATTCAGAATATAGAGAGCTAAAAGTAGAAGAAACCTTCAACTATATGGGTACAGTCTTGCATGAGCTTTACTTTGGACATCTAACCCCAAAGGGTGCTCCATCAGAAGCTCTCAAGAAAAAAGTAGAAGAAGATTTTGGCTCTTGGGATAACTGCGTAACAGAGTTAAAAGCAGCAGGTATAGCTTTTAGAGGATGGGCTATTTTGGGTCTTGATATATTCTCAGGTAAGCTCATGGTAAACGGTCTTGACGCTCACAACGTTTACAACCTTACAGGGCTTATCCCACTTATAGTGTTGGATACCTATGAACACGCATACTATGTAGACCAAAAGAACAAACGCCCACCTTACATAGACGCTTTCTTAAATTCTCTAAATTGGGACGTAATAAACGAAAGATTCGAAAAAGCTATAAAAGCTTACGAAACACTAAAAGGTTTTTGTTAA
- a CDS encoding molybdenum cofactor guanylyltransferase: MDAFILAGGQSKRFKEDKTLFLLNDKPMIEHVFGTLYSFSKNIYIVSKNPEKYLFIKNAKSIKDILDIQNPLSGLYTACFYTEKPFLLVGADMPFIKKDLVEYMIRNHKKEATIFKINGFFEPLLAIYDPSVKDKIKQSIENQRASFQKLIINLDVNILTEEQARSVDKDLISFSNINTKEDVKRFYNIGH; encoded by the coding sequence ATGGATGCTTTCATACTAGCGGGAGGCCAAAGCAAAAGGTTTAAAGAGGATAAAACGCTTTTTTTACTAAACGATAAGCCAATGATAGAACATGTGTTTGGAACATTGTACAGCTTTTCAAAAAATATATATATAGTTTCTAAAAACCCAGAAAAATACTTATTTATAAAAAATGCAAAATCAATAAAAGACATATTAGATATTCAAAACCCGCTAAGTGGTCTTTATACAGCGTGTTTTTATACAGAAAAACCATTTTTGTTAGTGGGAGCAGATATGCCTTTTATAAAAAAGGATCTTGTAGAGTATATGATAAGAAATCATAAAAAAGAAGCAACGATATTTAAGATAAATGGTTTTTTTGAACCACTTCTTGCCATTTACGATCCTTCAGTAAAAGATAAAATAAAACAATCTATAGAAAACCAAAGAGCATCTTTTCAAAAGCTTATAATTAATCTTGATGTAAACATATTAACCGAAGAGCAGGCAAGGAGTGTAGATAAAGATTTGATATCTTTTTCAAACATAAACACCAAAGAAGATGTAAAAAGATTTTATAATATTGGTCATTGA
- a CDS encoding lytic transglycosylase domain-containing protein — protein MYAMNVKRLLGLGLLSIILSSCSAEITNASLYGNSYAYKKPNYVSYERPQISYRPTYQNNPQFLNLVYTQDVQKYINYFLYQDRGFIERGIEKAIYYSPIILPILKKYNLPSDFIYLPIIESGYNQYSVSSAEAAGIWQLMPQTARDYGLIVNNQIDERFDIIKSTEAAAHYLSDLYNQFGDWNKVLAAYNCGPYCVSSVFKQDPRGSFWAFKNSFPPETQQYVPRFLALLDIIKNAKYFGIKVKKQYFNYTLHIYRTNSPQELRNIALAYNVNYYLLKRLNPQIRQDLVPAGGYVYIPSFGKSIYKEASADGSIKGLIAGK, from the coding sequence ATGTATGCTATGAACGTAAAAAGGCTTCTTGGTTTGGGGCTTTTATCAATAATACTTAGCTCTTGCAGTGCAGAGATTACAAACGCATCTTTGTATGGAAACAGCTACGCTTACAAAAAGCCAAACTACGTAAGCTATGAAAGACCCCAAATAAGTTATCGTCCCACATATCAAAACAACCCTCAATTTCTAAATCTTGTATATACACAAGATGTTCAAAAATATATAAACTACTTTTTATACCAAGATAGAGGTTTTATAGAAAGGGGCATAGAAAAAGCCATTTATTACTCACCTATAATATTACCAATACTTAAAAAATATAACCTTCCATCGGATTTTATATATCTTCCCATCATAGAAAGTGGGTATAATCAATATTCTGTGTCAAGCGCCGAAGCAGCCGGTATATGGCAGTTAATGCCTCAAACAGCAAGAGATTACGGTCTTATAGTAAACAACCAAATAGACGAGAGATTTGACATAATAAAGTCCACAGAAGCAGCAGCTCATTACCTTAGCGATTTATATAACCAATTCGGAGATTGGAACAAGGTTTTAGCTGCTTACAACTGCGGTCCTTATTGTGTATCGTCGGTGTTTAAACAAGACCCAAGGGGAAGTTTTTGGGCTTTTAAAAATTCATTCCCACCAGAAACTCAGCAATATGTACCAAGATTTTTAGCGCTTTTAGATATCATAAAAAATGCAAAATATTTTGGTATAAAAGTAAAGAAGCAATACTTTAACTATACGCTTCATATATATAGAACAAATTCCCCGCAAGAGCTTAGAAATATAGCTCTAGCCTACAACGTAAACTACTATCTCTTAAAAAGATTAAACCCTCAAATAAGACAAGATTTAGTTCCAGCTGGAGGATACGTTTATATACCGTCCTTTGGAAAATCAATTTACAAAGAAGCTTCCGCAGATGGCTCTATAAAAGGATTAATAGCAGGTAAATGA
- the gspD gene encoding type II secretion system secretin GspD — translation MKILRKINCLNIFFILLIFIVFGISNGKENNKYFNNMVVLNFQNQSIEDIAHFMSKLTGKTIVVGINGNLPKITVSSKKPVSVEDAWHLFLTSLALDGYTVVKYKNFYKILPIKEASSFSTNVTRKAFPSPSIETYIYFAHTNAQILLNAVRPFLSQYGNATVYMPSNALIISDIGVSVDKIQKLLKSIDIPNLAFSLKMYQTKDTNAVVKALSPLVNPVSQKFGIPMVVSSVQKKHSKSGFVLVYAPKLMQASIKEIIHKINESASHFRRHYYVIPLQNASVGEMAETLASLFGSASAISSTTKRPTPNLNTMQNQHQTIQNNTASNPNINVTSSNKPIGSIYLSDGTRIGFDRATNSVILYATKSQYKNLKNLIKKLDEKRIQVLIAASVVEANLTKQLTTGVNWQALGKNGGIGFNPASLQTIYQGLLSGNFVVGVTSSSSISANVGGNTIIFPDLAVFLSLLEQGNGFKIISNPKVLTLDNEEAIIKEAQVYPYVTGTQYNINGYPILTYDYKDIGLELDVIPTVSKDNIRLGINLNLQDITGFTNTNVAGQTVPIPITTDRVLNSEVVVKSGQTVILGGLVSNNTIKNISGIPILQDIPVLGNLFKYQNRENKKSTLFIFITPYIIKSPEQLAKITKANEVIAHRIYESVKKAKE, via the coding sequence ATGAAGATTTTAAGAAAAATAAATTGTTTGAATATATTTTTCATTTTATTGATTTTTATAGTATTTGGAATATCAAATGGAAAGGAAAATAACAAATACTTCAACAACATGGTGGTACTAAACTTCCAAAACCAAAGCATAGAAGATATAGCTCATTTTATGTCAAAGCTCACCGGTAAAACTATAGTGGTGGGGATAAATGGAAATCTTCCAAAAATCACCGTTAGCTCCAAAAAACCTGTAAGCGTAGAAGACGCTTGGCATCTTTTTTTAACAAGCTTAGCTTTAGATGGGTATACTGTTGTAAAATATAAAAACTTTTACAAGATACTACCTATAAAAGAAGCATCTTCTTTTAGCACAAATGTGACAAGGAAAGCATTTCCAAGCCCATCAATAGAAACCTACATATACTTTGCCCACACAAACGCCCAAATACTTTTAAACGCCGTAAGACCTTTTCTAAGTCAATATGGAAATGCCACCGTTTATATGCCCTCAAACGCCCTCATTATATCTGATATAGGAGTGTCTGTTGATAAAATCCAAAAACTTTTAAAGAGTATAGATATACCAAATTTAGCTTTTAGTCTAAAAATGTATCAAACAAAGGATACAAACGCTGTGGTAAAAGCTCTAAGCCCATTGGTAAACCCTGTAAGCCAAAAGTTTGGTATACCTATGGTGGTATCTTCTGTTCAGAAAAAACACTCCAAAAGCGGTTTTGTGCTTGTATATGCACCCAAGCTTATGCAGGCCTCTATAAAAGAAATTATACATAAAATAAACGAAAGCGCCTCTCACTTTAGAAGACATTATTATGTGATACCTCTTCAAAACGCTTCTGTAGGAGAGATGGCAGAAACACTAGCAAGCCTTTTTGGAAGCGCAAGCGCCATTTCTTCTACTACAAAAAGACCTACACCAAACCTAAACACTATGCAAAACCAACACCAAACAATTCAAAACAACACAGCTTCTAATCCTAATATAAACGTAACATCCTCCAACAAACCGATAGGCTCTATATATCTTTCTGATGGCACGAGAATAGGCTTTGACCGAGCCACAAACAGCGTCATACTTTATGCTACAAAATCCCAATACAAAAATCTAAAAAACCTCATAAAAAAACTAGACGAAAAACGCATTCAAGTGTTGATAGCGGCTTCTGTGGTAGAGGCAAACCTCACCAAACAGCTAACCACAGGTGTAAATTGGCAAGCTTTAGGCAAAAACGGCGGTATAGGATTTAACCCGGCATCTCTTCAAACCATATACCAAGGACTTTTATCTGGAAACTTCGTAGTAGGTGTAACAAGCTCAAGCAGTATAAGTGCAAACGTAGGTGGTAATACAATTATATTTCCTGATTTAGCGGTGTTTTTAAGCTTATTAGAGCAAGGAAATGGATTTAAAATCATATCAAACCCCAAAGTGCTAACCCTTGACAACGAAGAGGCTATTATAAAAGAAGCTCAAGTTTATCCTTATGTAACAGGTACCCAATACAACATAAACGGATATCCAATACTCACATACGACTACAAAGATATAGGTTTAGAGCTTGATGTTATACCTACAGTATCAAAAGACAACATAAGACTTGGCATAAATCTAAATCTTCAAGATATCACAGGCTTTACAAATACAAACGTGGCGGGTCAAACGGTGCCAATACCTATTACCACAGATAGGGTTTTAAATTCTGAAGTAGTCGTTAAAAGCGGTCAAACAGTGATATTAGGAGGGCTTGTGAGCAACAACACTATAAAAAACATAAGCGGTATACCAATTCTTCAAGATATCCCAGTTTTAGGAAATCTCTTCAAATATCAAAACAGAGAAAATAAAAAAAGCACACTTTTTATATTTATAACCCCTTACATTATAAAAAGCCCAGAACAACTTGCCAAAATTACGAAAGCAAACGAAGTAATAGCACACAGGATATACGAAAGTGTGAAAAAAGCAAAAGAATAA
- the speD gene encoding adenosylmethionine decarboxylase, with protein MAKTLGLHIIADLYGVNPDLIDREEDIRHLLENSVKAGELTKISSHFYQFNPHGATGVILLAESHISIHTWPEHKTATVDVFTCGDPSKAYRAMDYIINSLSPTHVDKKVFDRGIIEDSKEKDVLWIMSKAGCC; from the coding sequence ATGGCAAAAACCCTCGGACTCCATATTATAGCAGACCTTTATGGAGTTAACCCTGATCTCATTGACAGGGAAGAAGATATCAGACACCTTCTTGAAAATTCAGTAAAAGCAGGAGAGCTTACAAAAATCTCCTCTCATTTTTACCAGTTTAACCCTCACGGAGCTACGGGAGTTATCCTGTTAGCCGAATCTCATATATCCATTCACACCTGGCCAGAGCATAAAACGGCTACCGTGGATGTATTTACCTGTGGAGACCCATCAAAGGCTTATAGAGCTATGGACTATATAATAAACTCTTTATCCCCTACTCACGTAGACAAAAAAGTCTTTGATAGAGGTATCATAGAAGATTCAAAAGAAAAAGATGTGCTTTGGATAATGTCGAAAGCTGGTTGTTGCTAA
- a CDS encoding DNA-processing protein DprA codes for MDNVESWLLLKSVKGIGNKLLYKAFRHFGSAEAILKADKTSLEPIFGSKAKNIVSRDFDRDYVNNAIVKLKQLNVEAITYENETYPKNILNLPDPPPVIFLKGNKSLLCQKSVSIVGSRKAALSALNMTKSVVSELRQTVVSGGADGIDSKAHQSALESSIPTIAVLGFGFLYAKQSLFGEILDKNGLLLTEFLPLEKPSKYTFPMRNRIIASLGEYLLVMQASSKSGALISAYWAFKLNKKVFAYVGNPVEEFEGCVNLVRENVAKLFTNKSHLFKDLDLSFEKPENQQNSILSFLDKPCTFDELLVKTNYDEEKLTMELTMLEIEGYISKDGAYFVKNA; via the coding sequence TTGGATAATGTCGAAAGCTGGTTGTTGCTAAAATCCGTAAAAGGAATAGGCAACAAGTTATTGTATAAGGCTTTTAGACATTTTGGTAGTGCCGAAGCTATATTAAAAGCCGATAAAACGTCTTTGGAGCCAATCTTTGGCTCCAAGGCTAAAAATATAGTTTCTAGAGATTTTGACAGAGATTATGTAAATAACGCTATTGTTAAATTAAAACAGCTAAACGTCGAAGCTATAACCTATGAAAATGAAACATATCCTAAAAACATACTAAACCTTCCAGACCCTCCTCCTGTGATATTTTTAAAAGGCAATAAATCTTTGCTTTGTCAAAAATCTGTTAGCATAGTAGGTTCAAGAAAAGCTGCTTTGAGCGCTTTAAATATGACAAAATCTGTTGTATCAGAACTAAGACAAACTGTGGTATCTGGAGGAGCTGATGGCATAGACTCAAAAGCTCATCAAAGTGCTTTGGAAAGCTCTATTCCCACTATAGCTGTTCTTGGTTTTGGATTTTTGTATGCAAAACAAAGTCTTTTTGGAGAGATTCTAGATAAAAACGGTCTTTTGTTAACGGAGTTTTTACCTCTTGAAAAACCTTCAAAATATACGTTTCCAATGAGAAACAGAATAATAGCCTCTTTAGGGGAATATCTTTTGGTTATGCAAGCCTCTTCTAAAAGCGGTGCTCTTATAAGTGCGTATTGGGCTTTTAAATTAAACAAAAAAGTTTTTGCATATGTGGGAAACCCGGTGGAAGAATTTGAGGGTTGTGTAAACTTAGTAAGAGAAAATGTAGCTAAGCTTTTTACAAATAAATCCCATCTTTTTAAAGACCTAGATTTATCTTTTGAAAAGCCAGAAAACCAACAAAATTCCATACTTTCTTTTCTTGATAAACCATGCACTTTTGATGAACTTTTAGTAAAAACAAACTATGACGAGGAAAAACTTACAATGGAGCTTACCATGCTTGAAATAGAAGGCTATATATCAAAAGACGGTGCTTATTTTGTAAAAAATGCATAG
- a CDS encoding RsmE family RNA methyltransferase has protein sequence MHRFFAFRKNGTIELFDEDKKHFKVLRIEKNELLELVIEDKIYEAKFTGQNFELLEEKTKPPDVKIYANVCIPIKLQTLETIIDYAVQGGVFEITPVFCKRSFQDSSKLLEKYQRLQKILKEAIKQSRPSFLPKLNYPISLKDITLQGYGIVFDSFEKPKNDLLKDNKYTLVFGPEGGLSKEEVEFLKALGFNTHSLGDNILREELAVFAGIFMIRCKF, from the coding sequence ATGCATAGGTTTTTTGCTTTTAGAAAAAATGGCACAATAGAGCTTTTTGATGAAGATAAAAAGCATTTTAAAGTACTTAGAATAGAAAAAAACGAACTTTTAGAGCTTGTTATAGAAGACAAAATATACGAAGCTAAATTCACAGGGCAAAATTTTGAGCTTTTAGAAGAAAAAACAAAACCCCCAGATGTAAAAATATATGCAAACGTATGTATACCGATAAAGCTTCAAACGCTAGAAACAATAATAGATTATGCAGTACAAGGCGGTGTTTTTGAGATAACCCCTGTTTTTTGCAAAAGAAGTTTTCAAGATAGCTCTAAGCTTTTGGAAAAGTATCAAAGGCTTCAAAAAATTTTAAAAGAAGCTATAAAGCAAAGTAGACCGTCTTTTTTGCCAAAATTAAACTATCCTATTTCTTTAAAGGATATAACATTACAAGGATACGGTATTGTTTTTGATAGTTTTGAAAAGCCCAAAAACGATTTATTAAAAGACAACAAGTATACCCTTGTTTTTGGTCCAGAAGGAGGACTTTCCAAGGAGGAGGTGGAGTTTTTAAAAGCTTTGGGATTTAATACTCATTCTTTGGGGGATAACATATTAAGGGAAGAGCTTGCGGTGTTTGCTGGTATTTTCATGATAAGATGTAAGTTTTAG